GACGGCCAGCACGATGACGGCGATCCACCAGAGTGCCTTCAGCGCGAAACCCGCGCCGAAGAGGATCAGGGCCAGCAGCAGAACGAGAAGCAGGGGAACCATAGTTATCAACCTCCGACGCTCCTTGTGCCCGGCGAATCCAAGAGCACACGGCCCATTCGCCTGGTTTCTACGCCGCTCTTGTGGGTACTGGCGCTGGACCCCGAGTCTCCCTGGCCGTTCACCTCTTCGCGCGCGGAGCCGTGTGTGGGTGGCGCAGGACTGTGTCTCAGCAACTCGCGCTGTAGCGGATGCACCCCGGTGCCGGGGTGTGGTCGTTGTCCCACTCGTGTTGCGTGACCACCAGCACCTGGCCGGCCAGGAGAGCCAGCAACACGTGCGCGATCAGTGTCCAGCGTGCACGGAAGAGTGCTGCGAGCACTGCCAGGACGAGTACAGCGACCAAGAACACCCGTACCCGGTCGATGTGCGCGAGCGCGGCCGCGTCGGCCCGCGCCCGGTCCCCTTGCGCCGCCCATACCTCCAGGCCCAGGCCGAACATCCAGTCCAGCACGAGCCAGGCGGTCTCCAGCAGGAACAGCGGTATCGCGAGGGCGAGATCAACGC
This Streptomyces sp. NBC_00377 DNA region includes the following protein-coding sequences:
- a CDS encoding DUF6234 family protein translates to MTTPVPGPHHWRPWSHRTRRGVDLALAIPLFLLETAWLVLDWMFGLGLEVWAAQGDRARADAAALAHIDRVRVFLVAVLVLAVLAALFRARWTLIAHVLLALLAGQVLVVTQHEWDNDHTPAPGCIRYSASC